In a genomic window of Ipomoea triloba cultivar NCNSP0323 chromosome 3, ASM357664v1:
- the LOC116012522 gene encoding mannan endo-1,4-beta-mannosidase 7 — MRHFGLSLFLALLLLVHQNCFVYPATASDGFIRTKGIHFLLNGYPFYANGFNAYWLMYMASDPSQRSKVSEAFRDASSHGLTVARTWAFSDGGYNPLQYAPGSYNEHMFKGLDFVIAEAKKYGIRVILSLANNYDSFGGKKQYVNWARAQGQYLTSEDDFFTNSVVKTYYKNHVKTVLNRLNTFIGVEYKNDPTIMAWELMNEPRCTSDPSGKTIQSWITEMADYVKSIDTNHLVEAGLEGFYGQTSPQRTKLNTNVNIGTDFIANNAVPAIDFATTHVYPDQWLTSSNDQTQLSFLSDWLNAHIQDSQDILNKPLLISEFGKSQDDPGFTADKRDLLYKTVYYNIYSSARRGGAAAGGLFWQLLAEGMDNFGDGYEIILSRRTSTANLIAQQSHKLYQIRRIFATMTGIESVKRAGAVSRGRGRRQIGN; from the exons ATGAGGCATTTTGGTTTATCTCTGTTTTTggcccttcttcttcttgttcacCAAAATTGCTTCGTGTATCCAGCGACAGCAAGCGATGGGTTCATAAGAACCAAAGGGATCCATTTCTTGTTGAACGGATACCCTTTCTATGCAAATGGGTTCAATGCCTATTGGCTGATGTACATGGCTTCTGACCCTTCCCAGAGATCAAAAGTTTCTGAAGCCTTTAGAGATGCCTCTAGCCATGGCCTCACTGTGGCAAGAACTTGGGCTTTCAGTGATGGTGGATACAATCCTCTTCAGTATGCTCCTGGCTCTTACAATGAACATATGTTCAAG GGGTTGGATTTTGTGATAGCTGAGGCTAAAAAGTATGGGATTAGGGTGATATTAAGCCTGGCAAATAATTATGACAGTTTTGGTGGAAAGAAGCAGTATGTGAACTGGGCTAGAGCTCAGGGGCAGTACCTTACATCAGAAGATGATTTCTTTACAAACTCTGTTGTTAAGACTTACTACAAAAACCATGTTAAG ACTGTTCTGAACAGACTCAACACTTTCATTGGAGTTGAGTACAAGAATGACCCAACAATCATGGCTTGGGAGCTGATGAATGAGCCTAGGTGCACCTCAGATCCATCTGGGAAGACCATTCAG tCATGGATAACAGAAATGGCTGATTACGTGAAGTCCATAGATACAAACCATCTGGTAGAAGCTGGTTTAGAAGGATTTTACGGCCAAACATCTCCACAGAGGACCAAACTCAACACAAACGTCAACATAGGAACAGACTTCATTGCCAACAATGCTGTCCCCGCAATCGATTTTGCCACCACTCACGTCTACCCTGATCAgtg GTTAACTAGCTCCAACGACCAAACCCAACTCTCATTCCTCAGCGACTGGCTCAACGCCCACATCCAAGATTCTCAGGACATTCTCAACAAGCCTTTGCTCATCTCGGAGTTCGGCAAATCCCAGGACGACCCGGGCTTCACCGCCGACAAGAGGGATCTTCTGTACAAGACCGTGTACTACAACATATATTCGTCGGCCAGGCGCGGCGGCGCGGCCGCCGGGGGTCTCTTCTGGCAGCTCTTAGCCGAAGGGATGGATAATTTCGGCGACGGGTACGAGATAATCTTGAGCCGGAGAACATCCACTGCGAATCTCATTGCCCAGCAGTCGCACAAGCTTTATCAGATTCGGAGAATCTTCGCGACGATGACGGGCATTGAGAGCGTGAAGAGAGCAGGGGCTGTCAGTAGGGGCAGGGGAAGAAGACAAATTGGAAACTGA
- the LOC116014162 gene encoding uncharacterized protein LOC116014162: MAMLRSLTTRKSPLAYEQLKDEAPLFEPKLSRTASVPSAKNIGASVFSSSSSKKVTMSEETKSQAKKADKASKIHPIFSLFDGRRKSKKVTARPEFSRYVQYLKEGGFGGIMDMANKSNMSAK; encoded by the coding sequence ATGGCGATGTTGAGATCACTAACCACAAGAAAAAGCCCACTCGCCTACGAGCAGTTAAAGGATGAAGCCCCGCTGTTCGAGCCCAAGTTGAGCAGAACGGCGAGCGTCCCGTCTGCTAAAAATATTGGCGCCTCCGTCTTTAGTTCTTCATCGTCCAAGAAAGTGACGATGTCGGAAGAAACGAAATCGCAGGCCAAGAAAGCGGATAAGGCCAGCAAGATTCACCCCATTTTCAGCCTCTTCGATGGGCGGCGGAAGAGCAAGAAGGTTACGGCCAGGCCGGAGTTCTCCAGGTACGTCCAGTATCTCAAGGAAGGTGGCTTCGGAGGTATTATGGACATGGCCAATAAATCAAACATGTCTGCAAAATGA
- the LOC116012098 gene encoding galactinol synthase 2-like has product MASQMVNSTNRATGLAKALSLQSRAYVTFLAGNGDYVKGVVGLAKGLRKVKSAYPLVVAVLPDVPEEHRRILLSQGCIVREIQPVYPPENQTQFAMAYYVINYSKLRIWEFVEYSKMIYLDGDIQVFENIDHLFELPDGHFYAVMDCFCEKTWSKTPQYTIGYCQQRPDKVQWPEELGPKPPLYFNAGMFVYEPSLPVYDDLLKTLKTTPPTSFAEQDFLNMFFKDVYRPIPNVYNLVLAMLWRHPENVELDQVKVVHYCAAGSKPWRYTGEEENMDREDIKMLVNKWLAIYNDRALDYKNSAAGGGVEVGAAKFKAAALPKAGATRYVTAPSAA; this is encoded by the exons ATGGCTTCTCAAATGGTTAATTCCACGAACAGGGCGACCGGTTTGGCCAAGGCGTTGAGCCTGCAAAGCCGTGCCTATGTTACGTTCTTGGCCGGCAATGGGGACTACGTGAAAGGTGTGGTGGGGCTAGCCAAGGGGCTGAGAAAGGTCAAATCTGCTTATCCACTGGTGGTGGCGGTCTTGCCGGACGTTCCGGAGGAGCACCGCCGCATACTCCTTAGCCAGGGCTGCATCGTCCGTGAAATACAGCCCGTTTACCCGCCGGAGAATCAGACTCAGTTCGCCATGGCTTACTACGTCATCAACTACTCCAAGCTCCGCATTTGGGAG TTTGTGGAGTATAGCAAGATGATATATCTGGACGGAGACATTCAGGTGTTCGAGAACATCGACCACCTCTTCGAGTTGCCGGACGGCCACTTTTACGCCGTCATGGACTGTTTCTGCGAGAAGACATGGAGCAAAACCCCACAATACACGATCGGGTACTGTCAGCAGCGCCCAGATAAGGTCCAGTGGCCCGAAGAGCTCGGCCCGAAACCCCCACTTTACTTCAACGCTGGAATGTTCGTTTACGAACCCAGTCTCCCTGTGTACGATGATCTCCTCAAAACCCTCAAAACCACCCCTCCCACCTCATTTGCAGagcag GATTTCTTGAACATGTTCTTTAAGGATGTGTACAGGCCGATCCCGAATGTGTACAACTTGGTGTTAGCGATGTTGTGGCGCCACCCGGAGAACGTGGAGCTGGACCAAGTTAAGGTTGTTCACTACTGTGCGGCGGGGTCAAAGCCGTGGCGGTACACCGGCGAGGAAGAGAATATGGACAGGGAAGATATCAAGATGCTGGTGAATAAGTGGTTGGCGATATACAACGACAGGGCGTTGGATTACAAGAACAGCGCCGCAGGCGGTGGTGTTGAGGTTGGTGCCGCCAAGTTCAAGGCGGCGGCGTTGCCCAAGGCCGGCGCTACTCGCTATGTTACAGCCCCGTCCGCTGCATAG